One window from the genome of Glycine soja cultivar W05 chromosome 12, ASM419377v2, whole genome shotgun sequence encodes:
- the LOC114377939 gene encoding putative E3 ubiquitin-protein ligase RING1a, translated as MPAQKRSLPDSLDEGDTSQQNLFHSRHAKQQQQDQSQEHDEDENEDEEGEDGEEEEGEEEGEGEGEEDEEEEEEEEVEEAAQHDNNDKEKPQDSDETPSSGSEEKPEFVYVELLEIRKDVQCPICLGIIKKTRTVMECLHRFCRECIDKSMRLGNNECPACRTHCASRRSLRDDPNYDALIAALYPDIEKYEQEELEFREEEKNRNKQIQASIAKVVQRQSEALVKRRKDTPGAFVTRPQRNQRNIHSRRQTQAIEGSEDNEEENDNNEKDSSSADERSTEHRQRRRKRWARVRPSQPSSSMASPDGGCNDSDMDISKENRGISRQVSKHGKLTWGRGGFRSNTRHGSGGGSNNKSSRSSRLSKFVDHLRNLDENTDEFDVHLMLVSLDQLSTPSLQQPYLCCRPTLSVKHLYEHVARQTPLPVEGIEIVAVKGCCSTNCDKSADENSALAYDELSKLVIDPHKDELEILQGHETLAGLRSKCISKMGHLIIAYKQKEVS; from the exons ATGCCAGCCCAGAAGCGCTCTCTGCCCGACTCTCTCGACGAAGGGGACACTTCGCAGCAGAACCTCTTCCATTCTCGACATGCGAAGCAACAACAACAGGACCAGTCGCAGGAACACGACGAGGATGAGAACGAAGACgaagaaggagaagatggagaagaagaagaaggagaagaagaaggggaaggggaaggagaagaagatgaggaggaggaggaagaagaagaagtagaagaagcGGCGCAACATGACAACAACGACAAGGAAAAACCACAGG ATTCCGACGAAACCCCATCTTCTGGCTCTGAAGAAAAACCCga ATTCGTGTATGTTGAACTTCTGGAAATTCGTAAAGATGTCCAATGCCCAATTTGCCTTG GCATTATTAAGAAGACAAGAACTGTTATGGAATGCTTGCACCGTTTTTGCAGGGAATGCATTGATAAATCAATGCGACTAGG GAACAATGAATGCCCTGCTTGTCGCACACATTGTGCCAGTCGTCGTTCCTTGAGAGACGATCCAAATTATGATGCCCTCATTGCCGCTTTATATCCAGATATTGAGAAGTACGAACAAGAG GAGCTTGAATTTCGTGAAGAGGAGAAGAACCGCAATAAGCAG ATTCAAGCTTCAATAGCAAAAGTAGTTCAACGGCAATCTGAAGCATTGGTTAAGAGACGTAAAGACACACCAGGTGCATTTGTAACTAGACCGCAGCGTAATCAGCGAAACATTCATTCTAGGAGACAAACTCAAGCAATTGAAGGATCTGAAGATAATGAGGAGGAAAATGACAATAATGAAAAGGACTCATCTTCAGCTGATGAACGAAGTACAGAACACCggcagagaaggagaaagagatgGGCTAGAGTTCGCCCCTCTCAACCCTCATCATCCATGGCAAGTCCTGATGGTGGATGCAATGATAGTGATATGGATATAAGTAAAGAAAATCGTGGAATTTCAAGGCAGGTGTCGAAACATGGAAAGCTTACATGGGGAAGGGGTGGTTTTAGAAGTAACACTCGGCATGGCAGTGGTGGTGGTAGCAATAACAAAAGTTCTCGCAGTAGTCGATTGTCTAAGTTTGTTGACCATCTCCGCAACTTGGATGAAAACACTGATGAG TTTGATGTCCATCTCATGCTTGTTTCTCTTGACCAACTAAGTACACCAAGTTTGCAGCAACCTTACCTTTGCTGTCGACCAACTTTGTCTGTCAAGCACCTTTATGAA CACGTTGCTCGTCAGACACCTTTGCCGGTTGAAGGAATTGAGATAGTGGCAGTCAAAGGATGCTGCAGTACGAACTGTGACAAGTCAGCTGATGAGAATTCGGCCCTTGCATATGATGAGCTATCAAAGCTGGTTATAGATCCACACAAAGATGAACTGGAAATTTTGCAAGGACATGAGACTCTGGCAGGGCTTAGATCCAAATGCATATCCAAGATGGGGCATTTG ATTATTGCATACAAGCAGAAGGAGGTATCATAG